The following nucleotide sequence is from Scyliorhinus torazame isolate Kashiwa2021f chromosome 4, sScyTor2.1, whole genome shotgun sequence.
ggaatcttggcctcttgctgtgcgacaagtttaaacattttcctgcgttttagttaatttcctccctcttttccccaggaatttgaactttgaagactgctatgcgaccaggaatctttggacaaaggctattctccagaggacaagtggatggactgaggcctactccacaggctgcgctcacgtgagttgtctctttattgctgccccggccttgcacttagacacaaacacattaaacctttggtgggtgacaaagagtaaaatacaaatctggaatatgaagctgtctaattttgttccaaaataacaggggttatattaattctgagcatcccgggtatgtgtggtggggagggggggggggggggcggatttcactgtctcagccactctctgcaacctggtagcaaatgtgaacgacactcaacactgtcgactgcaccttctgggatctttctgtgcgccAATGGATTtcattttaaaaaggtttttcttcgtTTTCAGAGGCTGTTTTACTCtttcagaaactgaagggacttctccagggatgttccaatccacacatgacacggcagtgggggtggggttgttaggtgcagtggggaatggggctcccagcaggagtgaggggggaggggtggggggaggaaggacagtgtcccatctggttacgtccagattgctgctgctgtgggatcttgctgttcactcacaggcctgtggcctttgcccgcgcagcaacagtgaccacaactcttaaaataaaatagctctctcccagtgtttgcgtgggtttcgtccccacaacccaaagatgtgcaggctaggtggattggccacgtgaaattctcccttaattggaaaaaatgaattaggtactgtaaatttataaaaataaataaataaataaagagtacCTACTTCTTTAAACAAACAATgaaatagctcacggactgcaaagtgggttcgaaggtctcgaaTTTTAAAGTCTTAAACTTGAGGGATTGGGAACGAGGGAGTTAATGAACCCTTTCTGCAtgcactgacgggatattcagccatgatctcatcgctgctgagagagaaatccaccatcagaaactctgaactcaatttggaaagtgtcaccatttttgggatctccccgtgcacaagttgcctgcagaattcctgaaatgaaccaacagtggggtcactttaatagtgaatccatcgactgtaaagtaatctcggattatagtcccttaacttgaagcgggtataattctggaataaaacctgtgttttaggccgagacttaaatgtgagggtgaaatgaaattgacagggggccatttgaattcagtttgctgtggtcgtgattgttggattcctgtgtgtgaccctctctctctctcttcttcccaacaactgtgatgagagagagaggacagaaagagtgggggggtggggggcaggggtgggggaggggggtaagagggagatgtgagagagcgaggttggagggagagggagatagtgaaaaagagaggctttctctccctttatgcctttccattcttgcctctctctctgtctctgtctttcccagcgttctgccactatctgtccatctctccagctttttagtgtctctttaaacctttcatcaatgaaaccttcccacaaactgcaatggggagtctcatcacttctttctggggagaaagcagaaataaatgctgggagggtgattgtaAAAAGTCTCCTGACGGACCCGGCagctggtttcccagtttaaagagggaagtgTAACTCTTTCTGGGGATAGTGGATGTGTTTCCAGACTCCGAATACCCGTGGTGTTCAGGGGTGGGGGTATTTGGGGGGTAGGGGATGGAAGATAGAATATAGCAGGCAAGGGAAggaatatgtcccccccccccccatcacctcctGCCTGGCCCACCctgccaggatcacattgctggttgtgggatcctgctgtgcgtcagtggcctgcagcctttcctgaactgtcaacttagtgaccacgcacaatttaaaattaaactggctcactgagtgtgaagcagtcgggagggggtgagggagtgggtctgaaatgaataggccgcagcctgggtacaggtttgtcctcaatggtggtgtttgtgttttagacagggcggtgggataggaaggatttctgaggggggtttggggttaaatgtccctgcctcagtcactccagctttctatctctccccctctctctctcccactttccagccatttctttctacatttcatcttgtactaaatgtaatagagaaccccaatgtgatttgtcgagagattagagagagtggagggagagagagagtgaaaaagagaggggggaagagagaaagagagagagagtggagggagagagagagtgaaaaagagagagggggggagagagaaagagagagagtggagggagagagagtgaaaaagagaggggggagagaaagagagagagagagtggaggtagagagatatagtgaaaaggggagggggacagagaaagacagagttgagggagagagattgaaaaagagggggagagatagaaagacagagagggcggtgggagagagtgtgaaaaagggagtgggagagagaaagacagagagagggcggtgggagagagtgagtgaaaaagggagggagtgagagaaaacggggaaacgggggagagatgtggggtggggtgagggggtgatcaggcacagggtctgggggtgggggttctgctgtgcacagtcacggcccagttacagtATCTTTTAGAAGTGCGATTTTCcacaatcctgagacagtcgatgtgtaaatgccctgagacagccctgtcctgtcctgagacagtcgatttgaaaatgtcctgagacagccctgtcctgtcctgagacagtcgatttgaaaatgtcctgagacaaccctgtcctgtcctgagacggtcgatttgaaaatgccctgagacagccctgtcctgtcctgagacagtcgatttgaaaatgtcccgagacagccctgtcctgtcctgagacagtcgatttgaaaatgtcctgagacagccctgtcctgttctgagacagtcgatttgaaaatgtcccgagacagccctgtcctgttctgagacagtcgatttgaaaatgtcctgagacagccctgtcctgtcctgagacagtcgatttgaaaatgtcccgagacagccctgtcctgtcctgagacagtcgatttgaaaatgtcccgagacagccctgtcctgttctgagacagtcgatttgaaaatgtcccgagacagccctgtcctgtcctgagacagtcgttttgaaaatgccctgagacagccctgtcctgtcctgagacagtcgatttgaaaatgtcctgagacagccctgtcctgtcctgagacagtcaatttgaaaatgtcctgagacaaccctgtcctgtcctgagacggtcgatttgaaaatgccctgagacagccctgtcctgtcctgagacgagtcgatttgaaaatgtcccgagacagccctgtcctgtcctgagacagtcgatttgaaaatgtcctgagacagccctgtcctgtcctgagacagtcgatttgaaaatgtcccgagacagccctgtcctgtcctgagacagtcgatttgaaaatgccctgagacagccctgtcctgtcctgagacagtcgatttgaatatgtcccgagacagccctgtcctgttctgagacagttgatttgaaaatgtcccgagacagccctgtcctgttctgagacagtcgatttgaaaatgtcctgagacagccctgtcctgtcctgagacagtcgatttgaaaatgtcccgagacagccctgtcctgtcctgagacagtcgatttgaaaatgccctgagacagccctgtcctgtcctgagacagtcgatttgaaaatgtccagagacagacctgtcctgtcctgagacagtcgatttgaaaatgccctgagacagccctgtcctgtcctgagacagtcgatttgaatatgtcccgagacagccctgtcctgtcctgagacagtcgatttgaatatgtcccgagacagccctgtcctgttctgagacagtcgatttgaaaatgtcctgagaccgccctgtcctgtcctgagacagtcgatttgaatatgtcccgagacagccctgtcctgtcctgagacagtcgatttgaatatgtcccgagacagtcctgtcctgttctgagacagtcgatttgaaaatgtcccgagacagccctgtcctgtcctgagacgagtcgatttgaaaatgtcctgagacagccctgtcctgttctgagacgagtcgatttgaaaatgtcctgagacagccctgtcctgttctgagacgagtcgatttgaaaatgcctccagagggaaagaagccctgagagagaaagagagggtgtgtgggagaaattgcctgtctcactcttccccaccgcatccccctcccctcaccgagcctctctctccagctatttccctctatatttcctcttccaataaaatgataaaaacaccaatgtgatttgtcgttatttgaatggggaggctggtgggggttgggaatgtgtgtgtgtgtgggtggggggtgtggagggggcggtTGAGTGGGAGCTTGTTAAGAAAGATgcaggatatggactgggctcctgtctccatcatgtttattttttgtgggatcctgctgtgcacactgcaacatgtaaacatgaacgtatcgactttcataatgttgccgaggtgctggaactgaatttgtaaatgtgaggctgtgtaagggattgtttctaatcccagaatatctcctgtgctgaagaaggACAGATTAGtaaagtgttggtgatggggagggggggtggtgtggggagagtggaggggggggttaaTTCAGCTTACTGAGTTCTCCAAAGTTTccaggcttcccccccccccccccggccctactGTCAGTTTTAAAGAGGGGCTTCTATTTAATCAGACAAtttcccaatcgcacagtgcccgtgttgtactgtgattaatgtcacggttccttgtgaaagcccaggggaccgtttgaatcgacttttactgagtttctgcttgtcacattctcagtctctctcagtctccatcGTTCTCCCAGAATGAGATAAattgttaaagagagagagagagagagagaaaaaggggagagcgagggaaacaggactagacggcagaatagaggtggagtttggtgggtgGGCCGAGGgaggtgtgtggcggggggttagagagacagtatctgggggtctccagtgtgaagtcagtgcccagctcccagtcccaggcatgggggtgggggtgggggggggggggggggggctctgtcacaccctgtggggattccctgatttgggaatagaaataaattctgggggggcgattttaaaaagtctcCTAAAGGAATTGGCGGCTGATTCCCCAGTGTAAAGAGGGCAGTGacgtgatgactttgcatttgtccctgtgtctgtcgctctctctgtcgctctgtgtctgcgtcattttctcgttctgtcgatacctctctgactgccttgtcatgatattcaaacacacacatcatgatggacacactaacaggcaaatcagagtacacaacaccacaaccaatcacagacaagaacaccaaccacataaaaagcacgagcacgacacctggaggtcagtaggtctggggagaaggaagcatgaaagagctgttgaaacaccacaagcagggagccccccacgtgcagagtgcaaagaccaagttgtaaatagtgagtttaaataaacaagtgttgtaccatatgcaactgtgttggctcttctgtgtgttagaacacccaacaccacatggtacaggagtggatcgatacctgcctaccaacctgccattctggacatggaccacaccggcaaaccgcagccgatgcaagtcacggggaacctaggcaccaactggaagctctacaggcagcgatttgacctgtacatccgtgccaccgaaaaacagaatgtctcggatgattcgaagattgcaatgctcctcttctacgcaggcccccacccaaatgatgtctttaattcactggtgttcgaggaaggcgaaaaccaggccaaatatgacacggtcatcctcaaaatggaccagcactttcaaactgaagtaaacgaaactttcgaaagatacatctttcagcaacgcctgcaaggtaaggaggagctttttcaaccctttttgacgcacctccggattctagcgcagtcctgcggttacggcaccaccacagagtccatgatcagggaccagattgtttttggcgttgcctccagtggcctacgccagcagcttcttaaaataaagagcctcaccttagcgtctgctgtggaagcctgtgtcctccatgaaaatgcgacctgccgttttgcccgatttcaggcgtccgagttggcacggagggggtccccagccgtcgaatcggcaagccaggccgcccacgacgttgaacgcatccaggccgtcgatttcttcccgccccacggcccggacgacagcggccgcttcccgcgcttttcgcggtctcccgcgcaggtgcgcgccaagaataacggccacaacgagggacgcactgcgcaggcgcgcccaccgcaagatcgcactgcgcatgcgcagtggcgcaacgaacgccgtgacgtcatgacgtgcagcaagtgtggaggtctacacttaaaagggcaatgtcctgcaaaataccaacagtgcaacagatgtgccatgataggccactacgcagcccgctgtcgtgcggctcaacccatggatccggcgcatcctcgacaacctcgcacacgagtcaggaccgtccagcccacgcatcaagacttccagttaagtgatgcagatgaccaggatgacttcagagttgccgtcattgatgtcaacaaggtcaatgccatcaatccagacgatgagtggtgtgccaccctgacggtcaaccgatcgcgcgtcgccttccgtctggacaccggcgcatccgccaacctgattgcttactctgcagtccaggccatgaaggtcaaaccactcatcacaccatcccggcttaagatggttgactataacgggaacgttatcccgtccgtaggatcttgccagctacaggtgactcacaagaggtacacggccacactccccttcgaagttgtgggctcatcaaaggactcgttactgggcgcacaagcgtgtaaggtccttcacctggtacagcgcatcatgtctctctctccagatgagatatccgacttcccggatgctgagttccacgcgaatctccattccctcctcgctcacaaccaggaggtttttgaaggcatggggacattgccacacacgtacaagattcgactcagaccggacgccatccctgtcgttcacgcacctcgcagggttcctgcgcctctcaaagaccgcctcaaggcacaactgcagattcttcaggaccaaggggtcctatccaaggtcacggagcccacgccatgggtcagctccatggtctgtgtaaagaagccctctggcgagctccgtatatgtatagatccaaaagatctgaacaacaacatcatgcgggaacactatcccatcccaaaacgagaagacctcaccagcgagatggcgcgagccaacatattcactaaattggatgcgtccaaaggattctggcagatccaactggacccggccagccgaagactatgcacattcaacaccccttttggcagattctgctacaaccggatgccattcggcatcatttcggcatctgaagtattccaccgcattatggagcagatgatggaaggcatcgaaggggtacgtgtatatgtggacgatatcatcatttggtccaccactccgcaggaacacatgcatcgtcttcgacgtgtcttcacccgcatacggcaaaatggcctgcgtctcaaccgtgcgaagtgtgctttcggccagacggagctgaaattcctcggggaccacatctcaaggtccggggtccgtcccgatgcagacaaggttagcgccatcacagccatgccacgaccggctgacaagaaggctgtcttaagattcctgggcatggtcaacttccttgggaagttcattcccaacctggcttctcatacaacaaacatgcgccatctcgtaaaaaaatcgacggaattcaactggcaccagtcgcatcagcaggaatgggaggagctcaagcacaaactggtcacggcaccagtgctggccttctttgacgcgactcgccctacaaagatctcaacagacgccagccaatctggtattggagcggtactcctgcaaaaagacagcacgtcatcatgggccccggttgcgtatgcctcacgagccatgacccctaccgaacagcgctacgcgcaaatcgaaaaagaatgcctgggcttgttaactggactggacaagttccacgactatgtgtatggcctgccacgatttacggtcgaaactgaccaccgccccctggtcaacatcattaacaaagacctgaacgacatgactcctcgcctccagcgcatcttactcaaactcaggaggtacgattttgaactgatctacactccggggaaggaactcatagtggcggacactctttcccgagcagtgagcacaccaccagatgcggaggggttcgtgcgtcaaattgaggcacacgtgactctgacagcagcaaatatgccagctgatgatccttgtctggcccacatacgcgcagagacggcgactgaccctctgctgcagcgagtgatgcgccacatgacggaagggtggctaaaagggcagtgcccccagttttacaatgtgcgagatgatctcaccaatatagacggggtccttatgaaatcgcataggatcgtcattccacacagtgtgcgccagatgattcttcgtcaactacacgaaggccacttgggtgtcgaaaaatgcagacgaagggcccgggcggcggtatattggccgggtattaatgaagacatagccaacatggtgctcaactgcacaacctgtcagaggtttcagccggcgcaacctccggaaacacttctaccacacgagatggtgacgtccccctgggcgaaggtgggtgttgacctatttcacgcgctcggcagagattacattgttattatagactacttctcaaactacccggaagtcatgcctctccatgatctgacgtcgtccgcagtcattggggcctgcaaggaaacgtttgctcgccatggcattccaaggactgtcatgtcagacaatggaccttgttttgccagccgtgaatggtcgtcctttgccgcagcatatggtttcactcatgtgacatccagccctctgcatccacaatcgaacgggaaggctgaaaagggtgtccacatcgcaaagcggctcctgtgcaaggcggctgatgccggatcggactttaaccttgccttgctggcctatcgatcggccccgttatccacgggcctctcgccagcgcagctactaatgggtcgctccctcaggacgacggtaccttccgtcctggcaccgacaacagaccatgaggcggttcttcgggacatgcaactgcagcgtgatcgccagaaaggtcggtacgacacacgagcgacggacctgcccccccctgtcctccggagacaaagtacgcgtccatcaaccgtatggtggctggtcagcaccggccgaagtcctccgacaagtggctccccgctcgttcctggttcgcatgccggatggttccgtgcgtcgccgcaatcggcgcgcccttcgccgacttccacgttcacagccacacaacacgccagatcctcaacaggcttccgaggatgactttgtggagctgccgcacatcacgccctttccatcgccacccatggccatgcctgcacagcagccggtggttcttgatccacccttaaggcggtcaacccgaattcgtcgcaaacccattagaatggacttataatacagttcatatgtttaataagttggacaattttacatgataacctgttgttgtttatcgttccagatgtcgtctgactggacaactgttcaaaattttttttcttcttctctcgttcgcatttctgttatgttatggtacaactggattcatgtgacgcactcgacatcgccccatgtacatagttccgtcatagacacatgctgcacacgacacacacacactcttagatgcactcacgtcacgatcatatttattaccacgtaggcacatatctttgtaaaaaggggggatgtcatgatattcaaacacacacatcatgatggacacactaacaggcaaatcagagtacacaacaccacaaccaatcacagacaagaacaccaaccacataaaaagcacgagcacgacacctggaggtcagtaggtctggggagaaggaagcatgaaagagctgttgaaacaccacaagcagggagccccccacgtgcagagtgcaaagaccaagttgtaaatagtgagtttaaataaacaagtgttgtaccatatgcaactgtgttggctcttctgtgtgttagaacacccaacaccacatgcctaactctgtctctctctttacctctctctctccctctgtctctgtgccagtttctcattctgtctctcgctgactgcctgactctgtctgtctctctccctctgcctctatcttctgtctgtctgtctctctctccccctgtcggtctgtctctacctctctctgactgcctgactctgtctgtctctctctctctgcctctatcttctgtctctgtctgtctctctctccccgtcggtctgtctctacctctctctgactgcctgactctgtctgtctgtctctctgcctctatcttctgtctctctctctccccctgtcggtctgtctctacctctctctgactgcctgactctgtctctctctctctgcctctatcttctgcctctgtctgtctctctctccctgtcggtctgtctccacctctctttgactacctgtctctctcacttctctctcactccctctgtctctgcctgcctgtctgtgtgtcgttgtgtcactctctttctctttctgtctgtctcatggtttaaagtgctcaacacagctgacATTGCAATAAATCCAGGTTCGAGTTAAATGCACAGAAAATATTTGGATTTGAGTTTTAGTGATGTACTGGCTTTGCATTTTTcccttctctctgtctgtttctgtctctgtctgtttctctctctccctcccatctttgtcttcagcttgtgaagtatcagagagagacagagagagagagagacagagagagagacagagacagagagagagagtcagagtcagagagagagagtcagagtcagagagagacagagtcagagagacagagtcagagagacagagtcagagagagagacagagtcagagagacagagagagagtcagagagagagagacagagagagagacagagagagagagacggggagagagagtcagagagagagagtcagagagagagagtcagagacagagtcagagacagagagagacagagagagagagacagagagagagacagagtcagagagacagagagagagcagagagacagagtcagagagagagtcagagagagagagacagagagagagtcagagacagagacagagacagagtcagagccagagagagacagagagagagagacagagagagagacagagagagagacagagtcagagagacagagagagagcagagagagagtcagagagagagtcagagagagagagacagagagagagtcagagagagagagacagagagagagtcagagacagagacagagtcagagagagagagagtcagagacagagacagagtcagagacagagacagagtcagagagagagagagacagagagagagacagagtcagagagagagtcagagagagagagacagagagagagtcagagggagagacagagagagagtcagagagagagagagagggagagaagccagaggggcagggagaggaagAGGAGATTTTTGGATGAGGGTCTCTGCTGCACAGCCAgggcagacccccacctccccccccatatTCCTCACCTCGCCATGGTGTCCACACTGTAAACCTAAATAGACGGAGGGAAAGGgcggggggagaaacagggtgagggagaaccaaactgagagggggtggggaacattggggactcagtgggggaaatcgatgctggatcttggagcggttgagtcctcctccgttgtggggctgcccgtgggatcctgctgtgcagaatGGTCTTCATTGTAACTTTAGTCATTAGTACATTGACTGGTGGGGGGGTAAGGTTTTGggttttagttctgtaatcatgaaaattaaacctgtccagtgtggtgggacactCATTCTAAATGGGAAGACAGGAGATTTTCCGAGGACATTTCAATCCAGCTCTCACAAAGGGCCTGGAATGGGAAAGGCTGCGATTGAGGCCTGGTTTAATTTACCAATCGCACAGTGCCTGTGTTTTACTGGaattaatgggaaaggagagagagaatgggaaaggagagagagaatgggaaaggagagagagagaatgggaaaggagagagagaatgggaaaggagagagagagagagagagagagaatgggaaaggagagagagagagagaatgggaaaggagagagagaatgggaaagcagagagagaatgggaaaggagagagaatgggaaaggagagagagaatgggaaaggagagagagaaagggaaaggagagagagaatacagtaaagggggagggagagagagaaggggacggagattggtaacggtgccttGGAGTCTTGCTGGGCAGAGATGACCTCCCGGAAAGTGCCTCCCTAAAGAAGCAGCCGCTGTGTTTTAAATCCATTCTCCACTTgtgaagctggtgggagagggacgggaattgaaagttgtttacggtgaagttttattcctggataattctgctggcagttttccccacacggggatgaattgagggattcagcgcaatgtgcaggaagcattttgagtttattgaggtgttgactggatttctctctctctgtctgcctgtccacatTTTGGACCATCTGTGAATTTTGTGTTTATACagatccaccctggataatgttgctgtccagcttgttttaaagaaggatacagctctggggaggatcaaaggatgtggggggggatggacaggttactgagttggatggtcagccgtgataatgaatggcagagcaggttggaagggccgaatggcctgctcctggtttccgtgtttaaattgttcccctgtccgtgagcaggttgtgtgtgtgtgtggggaatcgtgctgtgtactcgcctggtctggcttcctattacttacaaacacccgcgagctcactgtaaatgtaaaagattgag
It contains:
- the LOC140410970 gene encoding uncharacterized protein; this encodes MRPGIFGQRLFSRGQVDGLRPTPQAALTTPNTTWYRSGSIPAYQPAILDMDHTGKPQPMQVTGNLGTNWKLYRQRFDLYIRATEKQNVSDDSKIAMLLFYAGPHPNDVFNSLVFEEGENQAKYDTVILKMDQHFQTEVNETFERYIFQQRLQGKEELFQPFLTHLRILAQSCGYGTTTESMIRDQIVFGVASSGLRQQLLKIKSLTLASAVEACVLHENATCRFARFQASELARRGSPAVESASQAAHDVERIQAVDFFPPHGPDDSGRFPRFSRSPAQVRAKNNGHNEGRTAQARPPQDRTAHAQWRNERRDVMTCSKCGGLHLKGQCPAKYQQCNRCAMIGHYAARCRAAQPMDPAHPRQPRTRVRTVQPTHQDFQLSDADDQDDFRVAVIDVNKVNAINPDDEWCATLTVNRSRVAFRLDTGASANLIAYSAVQAMKVKPLITPSRLKMVDYNGNVIPSVGSCQLQVTHKRYTATLPFEVVGSSKDSLLGAQACKVLHLISLCWRELGGCDT